A window of Primulina huaijiensis isolate GDHJ02 chromosome 9, ASM1229523v2, whole genome shotgun sequence contains these coding sequences:
- the LOC140985364 gene encoding zinc finger CCCH domain-containing protein 18, whose amino-acid sequence MADEGEERAVEQQLQFQLNEQKASLYAVADALSSDPSNAELLSVHSELVQAIKDAEEGLFQLKRARLLREADYVLQGSLYHDDVNVEPITTGVEAEPLADHSYSIGSKCRFRHTDGRWYDGLVVGLEGTEHAKITFLTPTSESMLMCKFFLQQRCRFGSDCRLSHGVDVPVSSLKKFIPTIWEQLVAGSSIWALSDSKAGIWRAAELQSWDATLKMGDVVFRDNGTSAKLGAESITLSEYSHMSYVEESDSSSYQSDSSDYEQDAAQGLGFLEGTISKGGVQTETIIFAEWENHTRGIASKMMANMGYREGMGLGTSGQGMLKPISASVLPPKQSLDRALKSLQNQEHNETRGKKRSRGGKRKRVKKLAAAIKAAEEEEESKDIFSLINTQLAMHGKTVNGETSKKQQKKADGEAKKEDRRALVAFDDEIKNLRLQVEKLEEMMNRNRKEKVVYDAAMRKLSETRKALADSEAAHASASNAVARKEREKKWLKF is encoded by the exons ATGGCCGATGAAGGGGAAGAGAGGGCTGTGGAGCAGCAGCTTCAGTTCCAATTGAATGAGCAGAAGGCATCACTCTACGCCGTTGCCGATGCCCTTTCCTCCGACCCCTCCAATGCCGAACTTCTCTCG GTACATTCGGAGCTTGTTCAGGCGATAAAGGATGCTGAAGAGGGGCTCTTTCAGCTGAAACGGGCAAGGTTGCTGCGAGAGGCTGATTATGTTTTACAAGGTTCTCTGTATCACGATGATGTAAACGTGGAGCCTATAACTACAGGTGTTGAAGCTGAACCACTGGCAGACCATAGCTACTCTATTGGATCAAAATGTAGATTCCGCCATACTGACGGACGGTGGTATGATGGTCTCGTAGTTGGGTTGGAAGGCACTGAACATGCAAAAATCACTTTCCTTACCCCAACATCCGAAAGCATGTTG ATGTGCAAGTTCTTTCTGCAGCAACGGTGTCGATTTGGTAGTGATTGCCGCTTATCACATG GAGTTGATGTCCCAGTTTCTTCTCTAAAGAAGTTCATACCTACAATATGGGAGCAATTGGTGGCAGGTTCCAGTATTTGGGCACTTTCAGATTCTAAAGCTGGCATCTGGAGAGCAGCTGAACTACAATCATGGGACGCAACACTCAAAATGGGAGATGTTGTTTTTCGTGATAATGGAACTTCAGCAAAGCTTGGAGCTGAATCCATTACATTGTCTGAATACTCCCATATGAGTTATGTAGAAGAGAGTGATTCAAGTTCTTATCAATCTGATTCTAGCGACTACGAACAAGATGCTGCGCAAGGTTTAGGATTTTTAGAGGGAACCATCTCAAAGGGAGGAGTTCAGACTGAAACTATAATTTTTGCTGAGTGGGAGAATCACACTCGTGGCATTGCTTCCAAAATGATGGCAAATATGGGTTACCGTGAAGGAATGGGTTTAGGAACATCTGGACAAGGAATGCTGAAGCCTATTTCTGCAAGTGTTCTCCCACCAAAGCAATCCCTTGATCGTGCTCTCAAATCTCTTCAAAATCAAGAACACAATGAGACTCGAGGAAAGAAACGTAGTAGAGGAGGTAAGAGGAAACGGGTCAAGAAGTTAGCAGCTGCTATTAAGGctgctgaagaagaagaagaatcaaaAGACATATTTTCTCTCATTAATACACAGCTTGCAATGCATGGAAAAACTGTCAATGGTGAGACCTCGAAGAAGCAACAGAAGAAGGCAGATGGGGAGGCGAAGAAAGAGGACAGACGGGCTCTGGTTGCTTTTGATGACGAGATAAAGAATTTGAGGCTGCAAGTTGAAAAGCTAGAAGAAATGATGAACCGAAATCGGAAAGAGAAGGTGGTGTACGATGCTGCCATGAGGAAGCTGAGCGAAACTCGAAAAGCCTTGGCTGATTCTGAGGCTGCTCATGCTTCTGCGTCAAACGCAGTTGCTAgaaaagagagagagaagaaATGGCTCAAGTTTTGA